From one Lasioglossum baleicum chromosome 11, iyLasBale1, whole genome shotgun sequence genomic stretch:
- the Wge gene encoding BAH domain and coiled-coil containing protein winged eye isoform X3 has translation MQIRADEPQPARVSPAHACPAPFLFRSDRFEHCSPAKRCCSPLESPSEIYRISYLSCCGSFAERTVSESVFSAAVGVGVGGYTWGAPTPPPGSPYSPVPVTQLELLAKNLASLAPPGQQALSLQGVGVNVGSLHHAQHTQHTQHTQHTLNLTGLHHLHHGGLHQNAFSPQLSLVTGNTPTLTINSFSSPNSTGNVVPTTGVVLQEYQSPTGSTTGCSVTMNGTSCPTSSTTSTMVMQGAADQATSNQVVQAIGKKREAFLPSQGQPVKLENKSTRQPCVCRNSGKTKVVHSDAGCSRTLPVASSWNGQDTNCNGNANGVGNIVKREPLTSVPCQVAEVSTSLHATTTSVKIEPVPPKSENGIVVSNAGAGGVPVGIAVGRQRLQHQETSTSIRNVSLSHHTSHHASYHHFQPDSLGSSTAMAVGGATLVHCGGPGGEDRPAHLAIPSGALAPSLNATLGSSLNSSLNSSLNSTLGSIGAAASAATAAAAAAAASWPPTLWQYPAAAAAAAAAAAAMPMEPVGFPQIGVGVQGGLQLVRDPNTGHLLLIHAAEQMQQAVVWPNYSNHNSGNVAPPPLLLPPPPPPPPPPPSLQLLSDIGGARLVLTESKRKQQSTLPIVKIEADCGNSPTTIITSTESTKALQTVTSMTGAIVPDAPLVTTLHYYPHAPALVQISQAEPTHCRSQQRNSFLSKATSPVSCLTPPPEVPTIHAIEPPEVVPAIVGVQDASNQTDAPEPEDPDPPAPLQPAEVATCVKQEQSSILSPCQVLNPTNLSATATNLTNLTNFEVVAPAPEKLCNVVRITTTTTTTVNPTVCNFVGKVDKGENTVINMIDCPKYSVTKECRSVTAIDRTIEHVVRHAKRPHEDRVRVDEEDDEEDEMACRDIRSGPRIIEITEENCDSFHENLEIFGRRRDHPLDRHKERKRSYTADAAVEQDGEEDTQVVEKFEAEASKPEEAEAPETHMPTSFVSTVLPEESRKPVEESNESKVSFDSNCDNYSKNEDDHLAHARPQISVKSFDMPNIDCEEQEIEKVVVKQEAEESAYDEYAYNCEAATLEKPKRHSVEKSHPGIENVVEKLKKNAAAALQETAPQKIEENTKDKPVDNSGSQRQSEVTPRKLENGLKKHILKSCENVQFDSHEVPKHSEDPAPEMNGSASESQQDQFKCSPTTEIATSVNKLTLSREFFLNDNNNDTRSNNNNIKQADSSEPIVKKEQSSSVVACSMEEVKCFDNNALTPKKHRRVSGDAYESDNQSMKPRGNPKQRLAVDISGLELLSNSIEQLEQLKPDTQNISMADDLEKSPVRANLISPNGESNNNNNVDSPLGLLCALAEQRFMEEVGDKVPRKLNLESSEEISRAGRLLLNLGRISHHGNEEGSAQDKRKYMQTDVESSQSSKRFKSDVEFENDEARCDVSYDDKQRAESLQDEVIFRAKEKTKRNIDFSEKSVEVDEEDEETVKVNPVDRNGSCKNSDYESNEAFEEFDLPYDRYQTNGVYCPRESMGDTMSDSDMESYHKEAVEDAEEMDGSSRDMSRRLSAGEYRDCHDYRNLQAKLDAKKFIARKGHMDNDADWPNMDAMELDMRVRLADIQRQYREKQKELSKLTPKKEEKKSPGRPRKKSHSSSSDHGPLASPSMLEPMLSPQKSPTRSLDGTPPPLTPTVLAMPRCNVNLVKLGEPRSHIKLLDSIPSIPIPVPPVASPITVLPSNKTSQDDDEKSTGGLGYDTSSPAPTVASSSSASKKRKVGRPRKLMCTSGSVRHLTETIVAKKPKNKSSLVGYVLSSKNRHLQTKYVSKAAYTPLPFKGVISTMKSSTKNHKSGKLKPKPVKETPLHNKNVISSIVAEKAKLSQEMKLEKQSKIKSKLKTEMKVKTWEDEESNNVVENVLPEPVAQEPIQEVPVEATDMIENETEPSRHEKSKKKKRKSSSSSPSRRKSSDREKKESKRRKSVECKECKECAKAAKAEKPEKPEKPEKPEVVNKCKLTSSHLAIDQLRVLTAMGGLFYAGRLNAVQAPDVYAITLDGERGNRPHIHSREEILQDAIVEVCPASTKELPPGTRLCAYWSQQYRCLYPGTSVEPTEPDPELDEKFVSVEFDDGDSGRIPLDDIRLLQPDYPVVEYDPNPLLSLGKRRRQTSVSTDDKRSSSTTQPSSLSTNNAVQTVTSTTCCYVSSSDGQSLERHKSDDMDAKDLEEYRERKRMKKRRRDKLKRLQEAQEGKKKHKKHKCCDEHRKHRHRKHRKHKHKHSHQSSSHSDGSHISGGESCCSQKSEEEVLREAAVTTVEQDEVATEEEPTPQEEVVEVAPVEQIKESVREEKHEKPKKSDKKSKIRERQESVESRSKMAAFLPARQLWGWAGKGYRRRGAKGRAKKQFFRAIQRGSETIQIGDSAVFLSTGRPDRPYIGRIESMWETSSSNMIVKVKWFYHPEETVGCPTNLKYPGALFESPHMDENDVQTISHKCEVLPLEEYTDKLGKEPHRYLTIYDNNDMYYLAGDYDPTTHLLTMQPGVV, from the exons ATGCAAATCCGCGCGGACGAACCGCAACCCGCTCGCGTGTCTCCAGCACACGCGTGTCCCGctccttttctttttcgttcCGATCGTTTCGAACACTGTTCCCCGGCTAAACGATGTTGCAGCCCCCTCGAATCGCCCTCTGAGATTTATCGAATTTCTTATCTTTCATGCTGCGGATCGTTCGCAGAACGAACAG TTTCAGAGAGCGTGTTTTCCGCCGCCGTTGGGGTCGGTGTGGGTGGTTACACCTGGGGTGCTCCCACGCCACCACCCGGATCACCCTACAGCCCTGTCCCCGTGACGCAGCTCGAACTACTGGCCAAGAATTTGGCCAGTTTGGCTCCTCCGGGTCAACAGGCGCTCAGTCTTCAAGGCGTCGGTGTGAACGTTGGCAGTTTGCATCACGCACAACACACACAGCACACGCAACACACGCAGCACACGTTGAACCTGACTGGTCTGCATCATCTACATCATG GTGGTCTTCATCAGAACGCGTTCTCGCCGCAATTGTCCCTGGTCACGGGGAACACGCCAACCCTGACGATCAACAGCTTCTCGTCGCCGAATTCGACGGGCAACGTGGTACCAACGACAGGAGTAGTTCTCCAGGAGTATCAGTCGCCGACAGGTTCGACTACCGGATGCTCTGTTACTATGAACGGCACCTCGTGCCCGACCAGTTCGACGACGAGCACCATGGTGATGCAGGGAGCAGCGGACCAGGCCACCAGCAACCAGGTCGTCCAGGCCATCGGCAAGAAACGAGAGGCCTTCCTGCCCAGTCAAGGTCAGCCGGTGAAACTGGAGAACAAATCAACTAGGCAGCCCTGCGTTTGCAGGAACAGTG GCAAGACGAAGGTGGTACATTCCGACGCGGGCTGCAGCAGGACGCTGCCAGTTGCATCGTCCTGGAACGGGCAGGACACGAATTGCAATGGCAACGCCAACGGCGTTGGTAACATAGTGAAGAGGGAACCCCTGACTTCGGTGCCGTGTCAAGTCGCCGAGGTCTCGACCTCTCTTCACGCGACCACCACTTCGGTGAAAATCGAGCCGGTACCACCGAAATCGGAAAACG GGATCGTGGTGTCGAATGCAGGAGCCGGTGGCGTGCCAGTCGGGATCGCAGTCGGCAGACAGAGATTACAGCACCAAGAAACCTCGACTTCGATCCGCAATGTTTCTCTGAGTCATCACACTTCGCATCATGCCAGCTATCATCACTTTCAACCCGACAGTCTCG GTTCAAGCACGGCCATGGCGGTAGGCGGTGCGACCCTGGTGCATTGCGGAGGACCTGGAGGGGAGGACCGTCCGGCCCACCTAGCCATTCCTTCGGGAGCCCTAGCACCCTCTTTGAACGCCACTCTCGGCTCGAGCCTGAATTCCAGCCTGAATTCCAGTCTAAATTCCACGCTGGGCAGCATCGGTGCCGCGGCGAGCGCAGCCACCGCGGCCGCGGCCGCAGCCGCAGCCTCATGGCCGCCTACCTTATGGCAGTACCCCGCGGCGGCCGCGGCCGCTGCAGCTGCAGCTGCAG CGATGCCGATGGAACCAGTCGGGTTTCCACAAATAGGAGTCGGAGTCCAAGGTGGTCTGCAGCTGGTCAGAGATCCAAATACGGGCCATCTTCTTCTCATTCATGCTGCAG AGCAAATGCAGCAGGCGGTCGTGTGGCCAAATTACTCGAATCACAATAGCGGAAACGTCGCGCCGCCGCCTCTTTTGCTTCCGCCGCCTCCGCCGcctccaccgccgccgccgtctCTTCAGCTTTTGAGCGACATCGGCGGCGCAAGGTTGGTTCTCACTGAAAGCAAGAGAAAGCAACAGAGCACTCTACCTATTGTGAAGATAGAAGCCGACTGCGGCAACAGTCCCACCACTATAATCA CATCGACGGAGTCAACGAAGGCGTTGCAGACTGTGACTTCGATGACCGGTGCGATCGTCCCGGACGCACCCCTGGTGACCACTCTGCACTACTACCCGCACGCACCCGCCCTGGTCCAGATCAGCCAGGCGGAGCCGACGCATTGTCGATCACAG CAGCGAAATTCGTTTTTGTCGAAGGCAACATCTCCGGTCTCTTGTCTGACGCCTCCGCCGGAAGTGCCGACGATCCATGCGATCGAGCCGCCGGAAGTGGTCCCAGCGATCGTCGGAGTCCAAGATGCCTCCAACCAGACGGACGCGCCGGAACCGGAAGATCCGGATCCACCGGCGCCATTGCAGCCAGCGGAGGTGGCCACGTGCGTGAAACAGGAGCAAAGTAGCATACTGAGCCCATGCCAGGTATTGAACCCGACCAACTTATCCGCGACAGCTACGAACCTGACGAACCTCACGAACTTCGAGGTCGTTGCCCCCGCACCGGAGAAGCTCTGTAATGTTGTTCGGATCACGACCACGACCACAACAACCGTCAATCCGACCGTTTGCAACTTCGTTGGCAAAGTGGACAAGGGGGAGAACACTGTCATTAACATGATCGATTGCCCGAAGTACTCGGTTACGAAGGAGTGCAGGAGCGTTACCGCGATTGATAGAACGATCGAGCACGTGGTCAGGCACGCGAAAAGGCCGCATGAGGATAGAGTTCGCGTGGATGAAGAGGATGACGAGGAGGATGAGATGGCCTGCAGAGACATCAGGAGCGGGCCAAGGATCATTGAGATCACGGAGGAGAATTGCGACAGTTTTCACGAGAACCTTGAGATCTTTGGGAGGAGGAGGGATCATCCGCTGGATCGGCACAAGGAGAGGAAGAGGAGCTATACGGCGGACGCTGCCGTGGAACAGGATGGTGAGGAGGACACCCAGGTGGTGGAAAAGTTCGAG GCTGAAGCGTCAAAACCCGAAGAAGCAGAGGCACCGGAGACACACATGCCCACCAGCTTCGTGTCAACAGTGCTCCCCGAAGAGTCTCGAAAGCCCGTGGAAGAGTCCAACGAGTCAAAGGTGTCATTCGACTCAAACTGTGACAATTACAGTAAAAACGAAGACGATCATCTAGCCCATGCTCGACCACAGATCAGCGTGAAATCGTTCGACATGCCGAACATCGACTGCGAAGAGCAAGAAATCGAGAAGGTGGTGGTGAAACAAGAGGCTGAAGAGTCGGCGTACGACGAGTACGCGTACAACTGCGAAGCTGCGACTTTGGAGAAGCCGAAGAGGCATTCCGTAGAAAAATCTCACCCTGGGATCGAGAACGTAGTCGAGAAACTGAAAAAGAACGCGGCTGCAGCTCTGCAAGAGACAGCTCCTCAGAAGATCGAGGAGAACACGAAGGACAAGCCTGTGGACAACTCGGGGTCGCAAAGACAATCTGAAGTGACGCCGAGGAAGCTGGAAAACGGCCTGAAGAAGCACATCCTGAAGTCCTGCGAGAACGTGCAATTCGACAGCCACGAGGTTCCGAAACACTCCGAAGACCCTGCACCTGAGATGAATGGTTCTGCAAGTGAATCGCAGCAGGATCAGTTCAAGTGCTCCCCGACGACAGAAATCGCAACATCGGTGAACAAACTCACCCTGTCCAGAGAGTTCTTCTTAAatgacaacaacaacgacaccaGGAGCAACAATAACAACATCAAACAAGCTGACAGCAGCGAGCCAATTGTGAAGAAGGAACAAAGCTCTTCTGTCGTAGCTTGTAGTATGGAAGAGGTCAAGTGCTTTGATAATAACGCTCTCACCCCGAAGAAGCATCGAAGAGTCTCCGGAGATGCATACGAATCTGACAATCAAAGTATGAAGCCTAGAGGGAACCCTAAACAGAGACTCGCAGTTGATATCAGTGGTTTAGAGTTGCTCTCGAACAGCATCGAGCAACTGGAGCAGTTGAAGCCGGACACCCAGAACATCTCTATGGCTGACGATCTTGAGAAGTCACCTGTTAGGGCTAATTTGATTTCTCCTAATGGAgaaagcaataataataataacgtgGACAGTCCGCTGGGTTTGTTATGTGCTCTGGCGGAGCAGAGGTTCATGGAGGAGGTTGGGGACAAGGTGCCTAGGAAGTTGAACCTGGAGAGTTCAGAGGAGATATCTCGTGCTGGTAGATTGTTGTTGAACTTAGGAAGGATCAGTCATCATGGGAACGAGGAAGGATCCGCGCAGGATAAGAGGAAGTACATGCAGACTGATGTTGAAAGCAGCCAGAGCTCCAAGAGGTTCAAGAGCGATGTGGAGTTCGAGAATGATGAGGCAAGGTGTGACGTGAGTTATGATGATAAGCAGAGAGCGGAGAGTCTGCAGGATGAGGTGATCTTCAGGGCGAAGGAGAAGACCAAGAGGAATATAGATTTTTCGGAGAAAAGTGTAGAGGTTGACGAGGAAGATGAGGAAACGGTCAAAGTGAACCCCGTTGACAGAAACGGTTCCTGTAAGAACTCGGATTACGAGAGCAACGAGGCTTTCGAGGAGTTTGATCTACCCTATGATCGATACCAGACGAATGGAGTATACTGTCCGAGAGAGAGTATGGGGGATACGATGTCGGATTCTGATATGGAGTCGTATCATAAGGAAGCCGTGGAGGATGCGGAAGAGATGGATGGAAGTAGCAGAGATATGAGCAGAAGATTATCCGCAGGGGAATATCGCGATTGCCATGATTATAGAAATTTGCAGGCCAAATTGGACGCGAAGAAGTTCATCGCGCGAAAGGGTCACATGGATAATGATGCAGATTGGCCCAACATGGACGCCATGGAGCTGGATATGAGGGTTAGGCTGGCGGATATTCAGAGGCAGTATAGGGAGAAGCAGAAGGAGCTGTCTAAGCTGACCCCAAAGAAGGAGGAGAAAAAGAGCCCTGGCAGACCGAGGAAGAAGAGCCACTCTTCGAg TTCCGATCACGGGCCCCTTGCTTCACCATCGATGTTGGAGCCCATGTTATCTCCGCAAAAATCGCCCACGCGCTCGTTGGATGGAACACCACCGCCATTGACCCCGACTGTGCTAGCTATGCCCAGATGCAACGTAAACTTGGTGAAACTGGGTGAGCCAAGAAGTCACATTAAACTGTTGGACAGTATACCAAGCATTCCGATCCCCGTCCCACCAGTCGCCTCGCCGATTACTGTTCTACCATCGAACAAAACGTCGCAGGACGACGATGAGAAAAGCACCGGAGGG TTGGGGTATGATACTTCGTCTCCGGCACCAACTGTGGCAAGTTCGAGTTCCGCTTCAAAGAAACGAAAAGTCGGTCGGCCCAGGAAGCTGATGTGCACGTCCGGAAGTGTGAGACATTTAACGGAAACTATTGTTGCGAAGAAACCCAAAAACAAGAGCTCGTTGGTGGGCTACGTCTTGTCGTCAAAGAACAGACATCTTCAGACCAAG TACGTGAGTAAAGCTGCGTACACACCGCTGCCCTTCAAAGGCGTGATATCCACGATGAAATCGTCGACGAAGAACCACAAGTCCGGGAAATTGAAACCAAAACCCGTCAAAGAAACGCCGCTGCACAACAAGAACGTGATAAGCTCGATAGTCGCGGAGAAAGCGAAATTGAGTCAAGAGATGAAGCTGGAGAAACAGAGTAAAATAAAGTCGAAGCTGAAAACGGAAATGAAGGTGAAAACTtgggaagatgaagaatctaaCAACGTTGTGGAGAACGTGTTGCCTGAACCTGTCGCACAGGAACCAATACAG GAAGTTCCGGTGGAAGCGACGGACATGATCGAGAACGAGACGGAGCCGAGCCGACACGAGaagtcgaagaagaagaagcgaaaGTCGAGTTCGTCGTCGCCATCGCGACGCAAGTCGAGCGATAGAGAGAAGAAGGAGTCGAAACGTCGGAAATCGGTCGAGTGCAAAGAGTGCAAGGAATGCGCGAAAGCTGCGAAGGCCGAGAAGCCCGAGAAGCCCGAGAAGCCGGAGAAGCCGGAAGTCGTCAACAAGTGCAAATTAACGTCGTCGCACTTGGCCATTGACCAGCTGAGGGTTCTCACGGCGATGGGCGGGCTATTTTATGCTGGCAGGCTCAACGCCGTTCAGGCTCCCGACGTTTATGCTATCACGCTGGACGGCGAACGGGGCAACAGACCTCACATCCATTCCAGGGAGGAGATTCTGCAAGACGCG ATCGTAGAAGTCTGTCCTGCATCGACGAAAGAATTACCACCTGGCACAAGGCTTTGCGCGTATTGGAGCCAGCAGTATCGGTGCTTGTATCCGGGCACTTCAGTGGAACCGACGGAACCGGATCCAGAGCTCGATGAAAAATTCGTCAGCGTGGAATTCGACGATGGTGACAGCGGCAGAATCCCTTTAGACGACATCAGGTTGCTGCAACCTGACTACCCTGTTGTTG AATACGATCCAAATCCATTGTTATCGCTGGGCAAACGGCGAAGACAAACGTCCGTGTCCACGGACGACAAGCGTTCGTCCAGCACCACGCAACCTTCTTCGTTAAGCACAAACAACGCTGTCCAGACTGTCACGTCCACAACATGTTGCTACGTCTCTTCGTCTGATGGCCAGTCGCTGGAACGACACAAGTCTGACGACATGGACGCGAAAGATCTGGAGGAGTATCGCGAAAGGAAACGcatgaagaagaggaggagggacAAGTTGAAGAGGCTGCAGGAGGCTCAGGAGGGGAAGAAGAAGCATAAGAAGCACAAATGCTGCGACGAACACAGAAAACACAGGCATAGGAAACACCGAAAGCACAAGCACAAGCATAGCCACCAGAGCAGCAGCCATAGTGATGGCAGTCATATCAG TGGCGGAGAAAGTTGCTGCAGCCAGAAGAGCGAGGAAGAAGTACTAAGGGAGGCAGCTGTGACTACAGTGGAACAGGATGAAGTAGCAACTGAGGAGGAGCCAACACCTCAAGAAGAGGTGGTAGAAGTTGCTCCTGTAGAGCAGATCAAGGAATCTGTTCGCGAAGAGAAACACGAAAAGCCGAAAAAATCGGACAAGAAGTCGAAAATTCGTGAGCGGCAGGAATCCGTGGAAAGTCGCAGTAAAATGGCCGCATTCCTACCTGCTAGACAGTTGTGGGGATGGGCTGGGAAAGGTTACAGGCGACGTGGTGCTAAAGGAAGGGCCAAGAAGCAATTCTTCAGAGCCATTCAACGCGGAAGCGAAACTATTCAAATCGGTGATAGTGCAGTATTTTTATCGACCGGCAGACCGGACAGACCTTACATTGGACGCATCGAATCCATGTGGGAGACTTCCAGTTCCAACATGATCGTCAAGGTCAAGTGGTTTTATCATCCCGAAGAGACGGTTGGCTGTCCCACAAACTTGAAATACCCG GGCGCGCTGTTCGAGTCCCCGCACATGGACGAGAACGACGTTCAGACAATCTCTCACAAATGCGAGGTGCTACCGCTGGAAGAATATACGGATAAGCTAGGTAAAGAACCGCACAGGTACCTAACGATCTACGACAATAACGACATGTATTATTTGGCCGGTGACTACGACCCTACCACGCACCTCTTGACCATGCAACCTGGGGTTGTTTGA